Proteins co-encoded in one Marinilabiliales bacterium genomic window:
- a CDS encoding PIN domain nuclease, whose translation MILVDSSVWIDYFNGIDNPPACYLYDNLGREVFVTGDLIMLEVLQGFGSDRDYATGRKIMESLPCLNLFGREIAITTSGNRRKLRNKGITIRKTVDMVIATFCIENKIRLLHNDKDFLPLQEFAGLKAIIF comes from the coding sequence ATGATACTGGTTGACTCATCAGTATGGATTGATTACTTCAATGGTATCGACAACCCTCCGGCCTGTTACCTGTATGACAACCTGGGCCGTGAAGTATTTGTAACCGGCGACCTTATAATGCTGGAGGTACTGCAGGGGTTTGGGTCTGACAGGGATTATGCAACCGGCAGGAAAATAATGGAGAGTCTGCCCTGCCTCAACCTCTTCGGAAGAGAAATAGCGATCACCACCTCAGGCAATCGCAGGAAATTAAGAAATAAGGGGATCACCATCCGCAAGACAGTTGATATGGTTATTGCCACCTTCTGTATAGAGAACAAAATAAGGCTCCTTCATAATGACAAGGATTTTCTGCCGCTGCAGGAATTCGCCGGGCTGAAGGCTATAATTTTTTAG